Proteins encoded together in one Vigna angularis cultivar LongXiaoDou No.4 chromosome 5, ASM1680809v1, whole genome shotgun sequence window:
- the LOC108339789 gene encoding uncharacterized protein LOC108339789, translated as MMESGPIDQPKPQQQMWCEKKQTAVHEEIKRMNQLPANSAYGMHRLKVLNKILQLMSVKRTVSQEQQLELLFAGLSL; from the exons ATGATGGAGAGTGGACCTATTGATCAGCCTAAACCACAACAACAAATGTGGTGTGAGAAAAAACAGACTGCTGTCCATGAGGAAATCAAGAGAATGAACCAACTTCCTGCTAATAGTGCATATGGCATGCATCGTCTTAAGGTTCTTAATAAAATTCTGCAATTAATGTCAGTTAAG AGAACTGTATCACAGGAGCAGCAGTTGGAGTTGCTTTTTGCGGGCCTTTCTCTGTAA